TACAGATTCTGCCCGTCTGTCAAAGTTTACGGTAGACGCAGGAGATGCTTCCACAAGCAGTACAGGCCCAGATAAAAACTCTCAAACGTGGTCTCCTGTGCAGGTGAAAGCTCGCTTCCTACGAGGCTGGAATCAGCAACAAACCTTTGCCGTCTTGCAATGGTATTCTTGGCCCACAGGTGGGAGCCCAGCACCGAGTGATTGGTTTTGGGCAGATCGTAAGGCCCAATTGCAGAACGCTCGTCAACCTTGGGTAGCAGTTTGTCTGCTGGTTCCTATAGAACCTTTGGGTGATATCGAATCTGCATGGCCCATCGCTCAGTCATTGGCCCAAAGAGTGCAAGCTGCCTTAATAACAGGCCCGCTCACAGCCTCGCTGAAATAGTTGAATAGACAGTTATAAATACTCTACGGGTAGGAACTGAAAGGATTTTACTTCGTCGTCCTGTCCTAAACTGAGTCCTAATTCGGTTTCAATCAACAACCAAAAGTTAGATTTTGCCTTACTCTAAGGTTTTTGATCGACTTGCTCCCCTAGAAGTATAGAATCGCTCGCAACTCTTTCAATCCCTATGTCCCAAGCTTCTCGGATACGTCAGTTTCGTGCCTTCTCACTAACCAGCTTGTATTCGGTGGCATCTACAGCCTCGTTTACGACTCTGCTTTGGGTAGCTAATGCTAGATTTTTGCCGGAAGTAGCTGTTGGGCAGACGGAGCTGCAACCTTTAACTATTGCTCAGAATCCCACTAATTCTAATCAGCCAGTTGGCGATCGCCAGCCGCTACCCCTCGTTGTCCCAGCAAGCCCTGTTGCACCATCGATACAGCCGCTGCCTAGCACTTTTCCCACAGCACCATTGCCTAATTCTTTCCCTGCCAATCCACCCAACGCCAGAACTCAGTTCGATCTCTATCGACTAGGACCTGGAGATGGAATCGGTGTAATTGTTAATCGTTTTCCTGATTTAAGTTTTACATCCACCGTCAATCCCGAAGGCAACATTACAGCACCGTTATTAGGAACAATCTCGGTTACAGGTCTCACTTTAGAAGAAGTTCAAGAACGGTTGCGCATCGGCTTTAATCGGTATGTAATCGACCCAATGGTGACAGTCAACTTGGGAGCACAACGCCCAGTTCAAGTAACCATTTTGGGAGAAGTTACCAAGCCAGGTTTTTACCCTGTGCCCGGAGGGCAGCCTCGGATCTCAAATGCTTTGCTAGCAGCAGGTGGCGCTACAAACCGAGCCGA
This region of Trichocoleus desertorum NBK24 genomic DNA includes:
- a CDS encoding polysaccharide biosynthesis/export family protein, encoding MSQASRIRQFRAFSLTSLYSVASTASFTTLLWVANARFLPEVAVGQTELQPLTIAQNPTNSNQPVGDRQPLPLVVPASPVAPSIQPLPSTFPTAPLPNSFPANPPNARTQFDLYRLGPGDGIGVIVNRFPDLSFTSTVNPEGNITAPLLGTISVTGLTLEEVQERLRIGFNRYVIDPMVTVNLGAQRPVQVTILGEVTKPGFYPVPGGQPRISNALLAAGGATNRADLRAVQVRRTLIDGTVIEQKVDLFTPIANGGQLPNLRLEDGDAIVIPKLDIGIEQDYDRNLVARSTLSKQQITVRVLSYAGNGIGNINLANGSTFLDALTAISPNLENTRLKKIALIRFDQEQGKAITKELNAKKALMGDVSQNVPLQDNDVIVVGRNLVGRITYALNTFTQPFRDILGFLLFFDEISDSASDLFGPGSNEDNDD